In Magnolia sinica isolate HGM2019 chromosome 12, MsV1, whole genome shotgun sequence, a single genomic region encodes these proteins:
- the LOC131219977 gene encoding uncharacterized protein LOC131219977, with product MASLLIPKNLHLFIPMMLSDLEICSCTLGNLKESIAVSLHSMVEEVVRKGRYLLQVVLEIEDLMSNFYDEEEVIHQALADSMDMDGDNGGFSGTPASRSSIEEALRTEKVGERDWMENCRICLDEFSDEMEVKRMAYSHVFRGACITQWLE from the coding sequence ATGGCTAGCTTACTCATTCCAAAGAACCTGCATCTCTTCATTCCGATGATGCTTTCCGACCTAGAAATATGTTCCTGTACACTTGGAAACTTGAAAGAATCCATTGCCGTCTCTCTCCATTCTATGGTTGAAGAGGTGGTTAGAAAGGGACGTTACTTGCTGCAGGTTGTATTGGAGATTGAAGATCTTATGTCAAATTTCTACGATGAAGAGGAAGTGATCCATCAGGCTCTTGCAGACTCGATGGACATGGATGGGGACAATGGAGGATTCAGCGGGACCCCTGCTTCAAGATCATCAATTGAGGAGGCTTTGAGAACAGAGAAGGTGGGAGAaagagattggatggagaatTGTAGAATTTGTTTGGATGAGTTTAGTGATGAAATGGAAGTAAAGCGCATGGCCTACTCTCATGTTTTCCGCGGAGCTTGCATTACTCAGTGGTTGGAGTAG
- the LOC131221088 gene encoding anaphase-promoting complex subunit 11: MKVKILQWHAVASWTWDAQDETCGICRMAFDGCCPDCKFPGDDCPLIWGACNHAFHLHCIFKWVNSQTPQAHCPMCRRDWQFKG; encoded by the coding sequence ATGAAGGTTAAAATACTCCAATGGCATGCTGTAGCTTCCTGGACATGGGATGCACAGGACGAAACATGTGGGATTTGTAGAATGGCATTTGATGGTTGCTGTCCTGATTGCAAATTTCCAGGCGATGATTGTCCACTAATTTGGGGCGCATGTAACCACGCGTTCCATCTTCACTGCATCTTCAAATGGGTGAACTCACAGACCCCTCAAGCACATTGCCCCATGTGCCGTAGGGATTGGCAATTTAAAGGTTGA